One genomic segment of Cerasicoccus sp. TK19100 includes these proteins:
- a CDS encoding bacteriorhodopsin gives METINQFINQSSPLEFLVYATFLIAFLSMAAGSLFFALERSNVPAQYREAMSVSSVILFIAAVNYFFMENIYLNRVMEGNDAFPTIFRYIDWILTTPLMLIKFPILLGLGPRGRKFLMQLVVLDITMITCGFFGELFVAETALHYGLFAVAVGCWIWLVWKILNAVGHLPDSIDSHTSKCVQLMAKFILFGWMIYPIGYLMPAMGLPAEVRELLYNVGDIINKVGLAMVVYSCAWGLKASLKTEDNG, from the coding sequence ATGGAAACCATTAATCAGTTCATAAATCAATCCAGCCCGCTGGAGTTCCTTGTATACGCAACGTTCCTGATCGCGTTTCTTTCGATGGCAGCAGGCTCGTTGTTCTTCGCTTTGGAGCGAAGTAATGTTCCTGCTCAATACCGCGAGGCAATGTCTGTCTCATCGGTCATTCTCTTCATTGCGGCAGTAAATTATTTCTTCATGGAAAATATTTACCTGAACCGTGTGATGGAAGGCAACGATGCTTTTCCAACAATCTTCCGGTATATTGACTGGATTCTGACGACGCCACTGATGCTTATCAAGTTTCCCATTCTATTGGGCCTTGGGCCGCGTGGACGTAAGTTCTTGATGCAACTTGTCGTGCTGGATATAACCATGATCACGTGTGGTTTCTTTGGTGAGTTGTTTGTCGCCGAAACCGCCTTGCACTATGGTTTGTTCGCCGTTGCGGTAGGTTGCTGGATTTGGCTCGTGTGGAAGATTCTCAATGCGGTTGGACATCTGCCGGACTCGATTGACAGCCACACATCGAAGTGCGTTCAACTCATGGCGAAGTTTATCCTCTTTGGATGGATGATTTATCCTATCGGCTACCTGATGCCTGCAATGGGACTGCCTGCGGAAGTCCGCGAGTTGCTATACAACGTTGGCGACATCATTAACAAGGTCGGCTTGGCCATGGTTGTCTATTCCTGCGCCTGGGGTCTGAAAGCTTCCTTGAAGACTGAAGACAATGGCTAG
- a CDS encoding lycopene cyclase family protein, whose protein sequence is MASQLTRSQPDNATAESGLPHTRNVTIYGAGAAGTILALELINAGYEGGIQLLDRRQHFYREQRWCFWGEAPEVLSSLSRRQWPEWEVVSSLGRRVHGSPSTPYQEVYAPDFYQWAHHRLQQHDNVSFRFGEDVETPSLNGAIQAGETLVDCTGYRETGSPSLWQSFLGWEVISERNVFPSDRATIMDHRAEGPGISFGYVLPTSTKRAFIELTCFHPEMQDATVLEPYLQRYIESHFGRVTRVERVEQGCLPMQVEQPHASLSSNYYCIGAGAGALRASSGYSFLAICQQAKAVAQRIHAGHGECWRRPGKYALLDQIFLRVLRSETEMATEIFDKLFGHAPTESLIRFLQDKSSLSDDFRIVMSLPKRPFLRALFSNAG, encoded by the coding sequence ATGGCTAGTCAACTAACACGCTCGCAACCGGACAACGCTACGGCTGAGTCCGGTTTGCCGCACACGCGAAACGTCACGATCTACGGGGCGGGTGCTGCGGGAACGATTTTGGCACTGGAGTTGATCAACGCTGGATACGAAGGAGGAATCCAGCTGCTAGACCGGCGGCAGCATTTTTATCGCGAGCAGCGTTGGTGCTTTTGGGGTGAAGCCCCGGAGGTGTTATCTAGCCTGAGTCGACGTCAGTGGCCTGAATGGGAAGTCGTTTCTTCTCTCGGGCGTCGCGTGCATGGCTCGCCATCCACGCCTTATCAGGAGGTTTATGCGCCAGACTTTTATCAGTGGGCGCACCACCGATTGCAACAGCATGATAATGTTTCGTTTCGCTTTGGTGAGGATGTCGAGACGCCTTCGCTCAATGGCGCGATCCAAGCGGGGGAAACTTTGGTCGACTGCACAGGGTATCGTGAAACGGGTTCACCAAGCCTATGGCAAAGCTTTCTGGGGTGGGAGGTTATATCGGAGCGGAATGTATTTCCATCAGACCGTGCGACGATCATGGACCACCGTGCGGAAGGGCCGGGAATCAGCTTTGGCTACGTGTTGCCAACGAGTACGAAGCGTGCGTTCATCGAGCTGACGTGTTTTCATCCAGAGATGCAGGACGCGACGGTTCTTGAGCCGTATTTGCAACGCTACATTGAGTCGCATTTTGGCCGCGTGACTCGAGTGGAGCGAGTGGAGCAGGGCTGTTTGCCGATGCAGGTCGAGCAGCCACACGCGAGTTTGAGCTCAAACTACTACTGCATTGGTGCTGGTGCGGGAGCGCTTCGTGCCTCCAGTGGCTATAGCTTTTTAGCGATCTGTCAGCAGGCCAAAGCAGTGGCTCAGCGCATTCATGCCGGCCATGGAGAGTGTTGGCGTAGGCCTGGTAAATATGCATTGCTGGACCAAATTTTTCTGCGCGTGCTGCGCAGTGAGACTGAGATGGCGACGGAGATATTTGACAAATTGTTTGGGCATGCGCCAACCGAGTCATTGATTCGTTTTCTGCAGGACAAAAGTTCGCTAAGCGATGATTTTCGGATCGTAATGTCTCTACCCAAGCGCCCCTTCCTACGCGCGCTATTTTCGAATGCAGGTTAG